One part of the Malus sylvestris chromosome 2, drMalSylv7.2, whole genome shotgun sequence genome encodes these proteins:
- the LOC126607743 gene encoding uncharacterized protein LOC126607743 gives MLVKKCGLDAVKAVMPQEHMKLLTNIRKLKERKEKKMGSKSEEARSQVSKATTSRLSRWNHTKIFSDFDDEETEDSNADYMDAKTVSGRRGKASTEFKSKASSLRRTNNKNLLDQLEDEPLDLLDRQRTRSALRTSDKLKRKMDSDDGPELDPDGRLIIRDEAESYKEKPFEPDYDARSEVDSHLSVNSKKTQKRRKTSESGWAATGKEYASKKAGGDLKRKDKLEPYAYWPLDRKMMSRRPEHRAAARKGISSVVKMTKKLEGQSASAILSAKGLKFKKRVQKKGGGKKKTR, from the exons ATGCTCGTCAAGAAATGTGGGCTTGATGCTGTTAAGGCTGTGATGCCTCAAGAGCATATGAAACTACTTACGAACATACGGAAG CTCAAGGAACGAAAAGAGAAGAAGATGGGTTCTAAATCTGAGGAAGCTAGATCTCAAGTGTCCAAAGCAACTACATCCAG GCTAAGCAGGTGGAACCATACAAAAATcttttctgattttgatgacgAAGAAACTGAGGATAGCAATGCAGATTATATGGATGCCAAAACAGTCTCGGGCAGGCGTGGCAAGGCGTCCACAGAGTTCAAATCTAAAGCATCTTCATTACG AAGAACAAATAATAAGAACTTGCTTGATCAGCTAGAAGATGAACCACTTGATCTGCTTGATCGGCAAAGAACAAGATCCGCACTCAGAACATCTGATAAGTTAAAGCGAAAGATGGATTCTGATGATGGGCCAGAGCTAGACCCTGATGGGCGCTTAATAATTCGCGACGAAGCAGAATCATACAAGGAAAAGCCATTTGAACCTGATTACGATGCAAGAAGTGAAGTGGATAGCCACTTGTCTGTAAACTCAAAGAAAACACAAAAGCGCAGGAAGACATCAGAATCTGGATGGGCTGCCACCGGCAAAGAGTACGCCAGCAAGAAAGCTGGTGGGGATTTGAAGAGGAAGGACAAGCTTGAACCATATGCATATTGGCCACTCGATAGGAAGATGATGAGCCGTAGACCAGAGCACAGGGCGGCCGCAAGAAAAGGGATATCGAGTGTGGTGAAGATGACGAAGAAGCTGGAAGGGCAGAGTGCCTCGGCTATCCTCTCTGCTAAAGGCTTGAAGTTTAAAAAGCGGGTTCAGAAGAAAGGAGGCGGCAAGAAGAAAACTAGGTGA